The Haemorhous mexicanus isolate bHaeMex1 chromosome 8, bHaeMex1.pri, whole genome shotgun sequence genome includes a window with the following:
- the STK36 gene encoding serine/threonine-protein kinase 36 isoform X4, translating into MQSRGRRGARGRGHAAPHRPLCLGSAAAPSRAMENYHVLEVIGEGSFGRVYKGRRKHSAQVVALKFIPKVGRSEKELKNLQREIEIVRGLHHPNIIQMLDSFETAKEVVVVTDYAEGELFQILEDDGSLPENQVQIIAAQLISALYYLHSHRILHRDMKPQNILLGKDGVVKLCDFGFARAMSIHTMVLTSIKGTPLYMSPELVEERPYDHTADLWSVGCILYELFVGTPPFYTNSIFQLVSLIIKDPVKWPMTISPEFKSFLQGLLMKDPHERLSWPELLSHPFIAGRVTVIDDTEEHGISNPFTVKLSPELQALKEQQVHSMAPRSSSSRILRKAQQKTVEETEKKEQLKADDASMKDSVNGHPTHRPRAASGKAAPEEREPLAASNEKNPYLLQGKSSTAERELEECPPIPGQHGLSQDYEWEFLETGSPPQPGAGRAEPCSRHSIVDLVTEELESDEEWQHLIEDTEASTMQLSLPLSLLRDPAFQHRVQDRLADSAQQVLEGMLEGASHLRSVLRVIGNLLSTQCDAELLDHFCQELNVPLSLLCLAKQILESGVTKQQPWCIAVLTDLLMVTEVYFSSECSLEESGQKDSLQAIQKSADCFLSLLPELLAVPVDSEMRLCQQSLLCFIQLCESLDTTDPSISAHFYTRLQEEHQSLLNRLLQGSISEQPALRGAAVEGKSAHDQSPCVADFFLAALAAACSIPLERNSCREAKQQIAHAVAEKLMEGESQQLARLLGRLEDPGCSLNILKILYAGCHAYPNLCQHLGRSQSLWGSLMQLLKGEVPVVEVTQEAACEASLYLLALLTLQLQASPLRCEEMVALAVDLITQSPVVSLVGAAAFLLAQLSQHGVALELEREKILPVVANALTAPAELQLPLPMGAGLYDGFFFLLLKLFEQEDVVLEQGFASSELWSLVWHSVAVVLHVGTDSAALEGDLPPGAGHPMAEPDWNLLSPQGTLLFLSLALSIFTRESHQCLPQLTQSHGILMVILKRLLSPGFLACMAQMQGGKDEDPEVVPDVVIQVCQLLSFPFALDVDKDTLALIMEAVKDTEIPAQLLQSTCPFSRVS; encoded by the exons ATGCAGTCCCGCGGGAGGAGAGGTGCCCGCGGAAGGGGACACGCTGCGCCTCACCGGCCTCTTTGCCTCGGCAGCGCAGCGGCCCCGTCCCGAGCGATGGAGAACTACCACGTCCTGGAAGTGATCGGCGAAGGGTCCTTTGGACGCGTGTACAAGGGGCGCCGGAAGCACAGCGCCCAG GTGGTGGCCTTGAAGTTCATCCCCAAGGTGGGGCGGTCTGAGAAGGAGCTGAAGAACCTGCAGCGGGAAATTGAGATTGTGAGAGGCCTTCATCACCCCAACATCATCCAGATGCTTGACAGCTTTGAGACTGCTAAGGAG GTGGTGGTAGTGACTGACTACGCAGAGGGAGAGCTCTTCCAGATCCTGGAGGATGATGGGAGTTTGCCTGAGAACCAG GTCCAGATCATAGCTGCCCAACTCATCTCTGCTCTCTATTACCTGCACTCCCACCGCATCCTGCACCGTGACATGAAACCCCAGAACATCCTGCTGGGCAAAGATGGTGTTGTCAAGCTCTGTGACTTTGG GTTTGCCCGTGCCATGAGCATCCACACCATGGTGCTGACGTCCATCAAGGGCACCCCGCTGTACATGTCGCCTGAGCTGGTGGAAGAGCGGCCATATGACCACACAGCAGACCTGTGGTCTGTGGGCTGCATCCTGTACGAGCTGTTTGTGGGCACTCCTCCCTTCTACACCAACAGCATCTTCCAGCTTGTCAGCCTCATCATCAAGGACCCTGTCAAATGGCCCATGACCATAAGCCCAGAATTCAAG agcttcctTCAGGGATTACTAATGAAGGACCCCCATGAGCGCCTGTCAtggccagagctgctttctCACCCCTTCATTGCTGGACGGGTTACTG TGATTGATGACACAGAAGAGCATGGGATTTCAAACCCCTTCACTGTCAAGCtgtctccagagctgcaggccCTGAAGGAGCAGCAAGTCCATTCCATGGCGCCCAGGAGCAGCTCGTCCAGGATCTTGAGAAAGGCCCAGCAGAAGACTGTtgaagagacagagaaaaag GAGCAACTGAAGGCAGATGATGCATCTATGAAGGATTCTGTCAATGGACATCCCACACATAGGCCCAGAGCAGCATCAGGGAAGGCAGCCCCTGAGGAGAGGGAGCCATTGGCTGCCTCCAATGAGAAGAATCCATATCTCCTGcaaggaaaaagcagcacagcagagcgGGAGCTTGAGGAGTGtcctcccatcccagg GCAGCACGGCCTCTCTCAAGACTATGAGTGGGAGTTTCTTGAAACAGGTTCCCCTCCAcagcctggtgctggcagagcagagccctgcagcaggcacagcattgTGGACCTGGTGACTGAG GAGCTGGAGAGTGATGAGGAGTGGCAGCACCTGATTGAGGACACTGAGGCCTCCACCATGCAGCTGAGCCTGCCTCTGAGCCTGCTGAGGGACCCAGCTTTCCAGCACCGTGTCCAGGACCGCCTGGCAGACTCTGCTCAGCAG GTGCTGGAAGGGATGCTGGAGGGAGCCTCCCATCTTCGTTCTGTGCTTCGTGTTATTGGCAACCTCCTGTCTACCCAGTGTGATGCTGAACTGCTGGACCACTTCTGCCAAGAACTGAAtgtgcctctgtccctgctgtgtctaGCCAAGCAGATCCTGGAAAGTGGTGTCACCAAGCAG cagccctggtgtATCGCTGTGCTGACAGACCTCCTCATGGTGACTGAAGTTTATTTCAGCAGTGAATGTAGCCTGGAGGAGAGCGGGCAAAAGGACAG ccTGCAGGCCATTCAGAAGAGTGCTGATTgcttcctgtccctgctgccggagctgctggctgtgccagtcGACAGTGAGATGAGACTCTGCCAGCAAAGCCTCCTG TGCTTCATCCAGCTCTGTGAGAGCCTGGACACGACAGACCCTTCTATCTCTGCACACTTCTACACCAGGCTGCAAGAGGAGCATCAGTCCCTGCTGAACAGACTCCTTCAAGGATCCATctcagagcagcctgctctTCGAG gtgcagcagtggaaggcAAGTCAGCCCATGACCAGAGCCCATGTGTGGCAGACTTCTTCCTGGCTGCATTGGCTGCTGCATGCAGCATCCCCCTGGAGAGAAACAGCTGTCGGGAAGCCAAGCAGCAG ATTGCTCATGCAGTAGCTGAAAAGCTTATGGAAGGAGAGAGTCAGCAGCTTGCAAGACTGCTGGGGAGACTGGAGGACCCAGGCTGCTCCTTGAACATCCTGAAG ATCCTCTATGCTGGCTGCCATGCCTACCCGAACCTATGCCAGCACCTGGGAAGGAGCCAATCTCTGTGGGGTTCCCTCATGCAGCTCTTGAAGGGTGAG GTCCCTGTGGTAGAGGTAACCCAGGAGGCAGCCTGTGAAGCCTCTCTGtacctgctggccctgctcaccctgcagcTTCAGGCATCCCCTCTGAG GTGTGAGGAGATGGTTGCCCTGGCTGTGGATCTCATCACCCAGTCTCCTGTTGTGTCCCTTGTG GGTGCTGCAGCAtttctcctggcacagctcagtcAGCATGGGGTGGCTTTGGAGCTCGAGAGAGAAAAGATCCTACCAGTGGTAGCAAATGCGCTGACTGCACCTGCTGAG ctgcagctccccctgccAATGGGTGCTGGTCTCTATGATGGgttctttttcctcctgctgaaaCTCTTTGAACAG GAGGATGTGGTCTTGGAGCAGGGCTTTGCTTCCTCTGAGCTATGGAGCCTGGTATGGCATTCTGTTGCTGTGGTGCTTCATGTGGGCACCGACAGTGCAGCGCTGGAGGGAGATCTACCCCCTGGTGCTGGTCACCCCATGGCAGAGCCAGACTGGAACCTCCTCTCTCCTCAAG GAACCCTGTTATTCCTCAGCCTGGCCCTCAGCATCTTCACTCGTGAGTCCCACCAGTGTCTGCCTCAGCTCACCCAGTCCCATGGCATCCTCATGGTGATACTGAAGAgactgctgtcccctggcttCTTGGCATGCATGGCACAGAT GCAAGGAGGAAAAGATGAAGACCCTGAGGTTGTCCCAGATGTGGTCATCCAGGTCTGCCagctcctttctttcccttttgccCTGGATGTGGATAAAGACACCTTAGCACTGATCATGGAGGCTGTGAAAGATACCGAgatccctgcccagctgctgcag AGCACCTGCCCTTTCTCCAGAGTATCCTGA
- the STK36 gene encoding serine/threonine-protein kinase 36 isoform X2: MENYHVLEVIGEGSFGRVYKGRRKHSAQVVALKFIPKVGRSEKELKNLQREIEIVRGLHHPNIIQMLDSFETAKEVVVVTDYAEGELFQILEDDGSLPENQVQIIAAQLISALYYLHSHRILHRDMKPQNILLGKDGVVKLCDFGFARAMSIHTMVLTSIKGTPLYMSPELVEERPYDHTADLWSVGCILYELFVGTPPFYTNSIFQLVSLIIKDPVKWPMTISPEFKSFLQGLLMKDPHERLSWPELLSHPFIAGRVTVIDDTEEHGISNPFTVKLSPELQALKEQQVHSMAPRSSSSRILRKAQQKTVEETEKKEQLKADDASMKDSVNGHPTHRPRAASGKAAPEEREPLAASNEKNPYLLQGKSSTAERELEECPPIPGQHGLSQDYEWEFLETGSPPQPGAGRAEPCSRHSIVDLVTEELESDEEWQHLIEDTEASTMQLSLPLSLLRDPAFQHRVQDRLADSAQQVLEGMLEGASHLRSVLRVIGNLLSTQCDAELLDHFCQELNVPLSLLCLAKQILESGVTKQQPWCIAVLTDLLMVTEVYFSSECSLEESGQKDSLQAIQKSADCFLSLLPELLAVPVDSEMRLCQQSLLCFIQLCESLDTTDPSISAHFYTRLQEEHQSLLNRLLQGSISEQPALRGAAVEGKSAHDQSPCVADFFLAALAAACSIPLERNSCREAKQQIAHAVAEKLMEGESQQLARLLGRLEDPGCSLNILKILYAGCHAYPNLCQHLGRSQSLWGSLMQLLKGEVPVVEVTQEAACEASLYLLALLTLQLQASPLRCEEMVALAVDLITQSPVVSLVGAAAFLLAQLSQHGVALELEREKILPVVANALTAPAELQLPLPMGAGLYDGFFFLLLKLFEQEDVVLEQGFASSELWSLVWHSVAVVLHVGTDSAALEGDLPPGAGHPMAEPDWNLLSPQGTLLFLSLALSIFTRESHQCLPQLTQSHGILMVILKRLLSPGFLACMAQMQGGKDEDPEVVPDVVIQVCQLLSFPFALDVDKDTLALIMEAVKDTEIPAQLLQVCAHHLPFSFTELPMGLLCQFVVSDIQVIDQVVREAAASEHIVAFLKSVLSSDNVILTSDLLSLLTHVARACSEHLPFLQSILRDSDVADQPLTYLLSHNQHLIRARTCNLLGNLLRHSFSPVLQSQPGWLEKLLECLSDPESSVRRAATFAVGNAACHASCPAGTLGRAVPALTRLLSDSRAQTCYNAALALSNLGQRGEELRDLLIQNRAPDLLLQVTCQDPRKTVREGALEALRALSHNPGIQRVLLSLKATERLAALAAVSPQPPFARHGESLFRRQCELLLRRLAAPPSRSGSSLLSRTGAER; the protein is encoded by the exons ATGGAGAACTACCACGTCCTGGAAGTGATCGGCGAAGGGTCCTTTGGACGCGTGTACAAGGGGCGCCGGAAGCACAGCGCCCAG GTGGTGGCCTTGAAGTTCATCCCCAAGGTGGGGCGGTCTGAGAAGGAGCTGAAGAACCTGCAGCGGGAAATTGAGATTGTGAGAGGCCTTCATCACCCCAACATCATCCAGATGCTTGACAGCTTTGAGACTGCTAAGGAG GTGGTGGTAGTGACTGACTACGCAGAGGGAGAGCTCTTCCAGATCCTGGAGGATGATGGGAGTTTGCCTGAGAACCAG GTCCAGATCATAGCTGCCCAACTCATCTCTGCTCTCTATTACCTGCACTCCCACCGCATCCTGCACCGTGACATGAAACCCCAGAACATCCTGCTGGGCAAAGATGGTGTTGTCAAGCTCTGTGACTTTGG GTTTGCCCGTGCCATGAGCATCCACACCATGGTGCTGACGTCCATCAAGGGCACCCCGCTGTACATGTCGCCTGAGCTGGTGGAAGAGCGGCCATATGACCACACAGCAGACCTGTGGTCTGTGGGCTGCATCCTGTACGAGCTGTTTGTGGGCACTCCTCCCTTCTACACCAACAGCATCTTCCAGCTTGTCAGCCTCATCATCAAGGACCCTGTCAAATGGCCCATGACCATAAGCCCAGAATTCAAG agcttcctTCAGGGATTACTAATGAAGGACCCCCATGAGCGCCTGTCAtggccagagctgctttctCACCCCTTCATTGCTGGACGGGTTACTG TGATTGATGACACAGAAGAGCATGGGATTTCAAACCCCTTCACTGTCAAGCtgtctccagagctgcaggccCTGAAGGAGCAGCAAGTCCATTCCATGGCGCCCAGGAGCAGCTCGTCCAGGATCTTGAGAAAGGCCCAGCAGAAGACTGTtgaagagacagagaaaaag GAGCAACTGAAGGCAGATGATGCATCTATGAAGGATTCTGTCAATGGACATCCCACACATAGGCCCAGAGCAGCATCAGGGAAGGCAGCCCCTGAGGAGAGGGAGCCATTGGCTGCCTCCAATGAGAAGAATCCATATCTCCTGcaaggaaaaagcagcacagcagagcgGGAGCTTGAGGAGTGtcctcccatcccagg GCAGCACGGCCTCTCTCAAGACTATGAGTGGGAGTTTCTTGAAACAGGTTCCCCTCCAcagcctggtgctggcagagcagagccctgcagcaggcacagcattgTGGACCTGGTGACTGAG GAGCTGGAGAGTGATGAGGAGTGGCAGCACCTGATTGAGGACACTGAGGCCTCCACCATGCAGCTGAGCCTGCCTCTGAGCCTGCTGAGGGACCCAGCTTTCCAGCACCGTGTCCAGGACCGCCTGGCAGACTCTGCTCAGCAG GTGCTGGAAGGGATGCTGGAGGGAGCCTCCCATCTTCGTTCTGTGCTTCGTGTTATTGGCAACCTCCTGTCTACCCAGTGTGATGCTGAACTGCTGGACCACTTCTGCCAAGAACTGAAtgtgcctctgtccctgctgtgtctaGCCAAGCAGATCCTGGAAAGTGGTGTCACCAAGCAG cagccctggtgtATCGCTGTGCTGACAGACCTCCTCATGGTGACTGAAGTTTATTTCAGCAGTGAATGTAGCCTGGAGGAGAGCGGGCAAAAGGACAG ccTGCAGGCCATTCAGAAGAGTGCTGATTgcttcctgtccctgctgccggagctgctggctgtgccagtcGACAGTGAGATGAGACTCTGCCAGCAAAGCCTCCTG TGCTTCATCCAGCTCTGTGAGAGCCTGGACACGACAGACCCTTCTATCTCTGCACACTTCTACACCAGGCTGCAAGAGGAGCATCAGTCCCTGCTGAACAGACTCCTTCAAGGATCCATctcagagcagcctgctctTCGAG gtgcagcagtggaaggcAAGTCAGCCCATGACCAGAGCCCATGTGTGGCAGACTTCTTCCTGGCTGCATTGGCTGCTGCATGCAGCATCCCCCTGGAGAGAAACAGCTGTCGGGAAGCCAAGCAGCAG ATTGCTCATGCAGTAGCTGAAAAGCTTATGGAAGGAGAGAGTCAGCAGCTTGCAAGACTGCTGGGGAGACTGGAGGACCCAGGCTGCTCCTTGAACATCCTGAAG ATCCTCTATGCTGGCTGCCATGCCTACCCGAACCTATGCCAGCACCTGGGAAGGAGCCAATCTCTGTGGGGTTCCCTCATGCAGCTCTTGAAGGGTGAG GTCCCTGTGGTAGAGGTAACCCAGGAGGCAGCCTGTGAAGCCTCTCTGtacctgctggccctgctcaccctgcagcTTCAGGCATCCCCTCTGAG GTGTGAGGAGATGGTTGCCCTGGCTGTGGATCTCATCACCCAGTCTCCTGTTGTGTCCCTTGTG GGTGCTGCAGCAtttctcctggcacagctcagtcAGCATGGGGTGGCTTTGGAGCTCGAGAGAGAAAAGATCCTACCAGTGGTAGCAAATGCGCTGACTGCACCTGCTGAG ctgcagctccccctgccAATGGGTGCTGGTCTCTATGATGGgttctttttcctcctgctgaaaCTCTTTGAACAG GAGGATGTGGTCTTGGAGCAGGGCTTTGCTTCCTCTGAGCTATGGAGCCTGGTATGGCATTCTGTTGCTGTGGTGCTTCATGTGGGCACCGACAGTGCAGCGCTGGAGGGAGATCTACCCCCTGGTGCTGGTCACCCCATGGCAGAGCCAGACTGGAACCTCCTCTCTCCTCAAG GAACCCTGTTATTCCTCAGCCTGGCCCTCAGCATCTTCACTCGTGAGTCCCACCAGTGTCTGCCTCAGCTCACCCAGTCCCATGGCATCCTCATGGTGATACTGAAGAgactgctgtcccctggcttCTTGGCATGCATGGCACAGAT GCAAGGAGGAAAAGATGAAGACCCTGAGGTTGTCCCAGATGTGGTCATCCAGGTCTGCCagctcctttctttcccttttgccCTGGATGTGGATAAAGACACCTTAGCACTGATCATGGAGGCTGTGAAAGATACCGAgatccctgcccagctgctgcag GTCTGCGCTCACCATCTGCCCTTCTCATTCACCGAGCTCCCCATGGGCCTCTTGTGCCAATTTGTGGTGTCTGATATACAGGTCATAGACCAAGTGGTgagggaagctgctgcctcagagcaCATTGTTGCCTTCTTGAAGTCTGTCTTGTCCTCAGACAATGTCATACTCACAAGTGACCTCCTATCTCTCCTGACCCACGTGGCCCGGGCCTGTTCAGAGCACCTGCCCTTTCTCCAGAGTATCCTGAGGGACTCAGATGTGGCTGACCAGCCACTGACCTACCTGCTCAGTCACAACCAACACCTGATACGGGCCAGAACCTGCAACTtgctgggcaacctgctccGGCACAGCTTTTCCCCAGTACTGCAGAGCCAGCCCGGTtggctggagaagctgctggagtgCCTGTCGGACCCGGAGAGCAGCGTGCGCAGGGCAGCCACCTTTGCAGTGGGCAACGCCGCCTGCCACGCGTCTTGCCCGGCGGGGACGCTGGGCAGGGCCGTGCCCGCGCTGACCCGGCTGCTGAGCGACTCGCGGGCCCAGACGTGCTACAACGCGGCCTtggccctgagcaacctgggccAGCGCGGGGAGGAGCTGCGGGATCTGCTGATCCAGAACAGGGCCCCCgacctcctgctgcaggtgaccTGCCAGGACCCGCGGAAGACCGTGCGGGAGGGAGCCCTCGAGGCACTGCGAGCCCTCAGCCATAACCCTGGGATCCAGCGG GTCCTGCTGTCCCTCAAAGCCACCGAGAGGCTGGCCGCGCTGGCCGCTGTCAGTCCCCAGCCGCCTTTTGCCCGACACGGCGAGTCGCTCTTCCGCCGCCAGTGCGAGCTGCTCCTCCGCCGCCTCGCAGCTCCGCCCAGCCGCTCGGGGTCCAGCCTGTTGTCGCGTACCGGCGCTGAGCGGTGA